In the genome of Chrysemys picta bellii isolate R12L10 chromosome 17, ASM1138683v2, whole genome shotgun sequence, one region contains:
- the LOC101946999 gene encoding osteoclast-associated immunoglobulin-like receptor isoform X1, translating to MASALTILFLGWWLAGRSGVSGQGPYPKPSISVSPGGVIPVGGNVTIRCRNQHLGMKFLLYKAGVGNYLTYTDPAGSEAEFPITSARREQSGNYTCRYSHRTGPAAYSEPSDPVQIIVAELSYPKPSISLRPSGGVAPGGAVTIRCRGSHQNVRFHLYKDGNPNALQDMEPAGDVTEFPIHSVSWRDAGSYSCYYHKKSNRFIWSHPSDPVELVVAGEGPGSVSPLPAPPPARPSGAGPCARGKQAQGPPESMGLEHRTPPGSRASSSGCGGHTKCPSKSGHIFIPVHAPDQGVSAPMGHLEPGSALSPGHSRGDAWLGGRDRITGGFPSKGQQQLLVFRGRGRGDPCPRGSCRARGFPRGMLPWFPWLC from the exons ATGGCGTCTGCTCTCACCATCCTCTTCCTCG GCTGGTGGCTGGCCGGGCGGAGCGGGGTGTCCGGAC AGGGGCCCtaccccaaaccctccatctccgTCAGCCCTGGTGGGGTGATCCCCGTGGGGGGAAACGTCACCATCCGGTGTCGGAATCAGCACCTGGGGATGAAGTTCCTCCTCTACAAGGCTGGAGTTGGGAACTATCTGACTTACACAGACCCTGCTGGCTCTGAGGCTGAATTTCCCATCACCAGCGCCAGACGGGAACAGAGCGGAAACTACACCTGTCGTTATAGCCACAGAACAGGACCAGCTGCCTACTCGGAGCCCAGCGACCCTGTGCAGATcattgtagcag AGCTCAGCtaccccaaaccctccatctccctgCGCCCCAGCGGGGGGGTCGCCCCAGGGGGAGCCGTGACCATCCGGTGTCGGGGTTCACACCAGAACGTGAGGTTCCATCTGTACAAAGATGGGAACCCAAACGCGCTGCAGGACATGGAGCCGGCTGGGGACGTGACTGAGTTTCCCATTCACAGCGTGAGCTGGAGAGAcgcagggagctacagctgctatTATCACAAGAAATCAAACAGGTTCATCTGGTCACATCCCAGtgaccccgtggagctggtggtagcaggtgaggggcccggctcagtatccccgctcccagccccacccccagccagaccctcaggagcagggccatgtgCAAGGGGGAAGCAGGCACAGGGCCCCCCCGAATCAATGGGGCTGGAGCACAGAACTCCTCCGGGGAgcagagccagctcctctggctgcgGGGGGCACACaaagtgcccctccaaaagcggCCACATTTTTATTCCTGTTCATGCCCCTGatcagggggtctctgcaccaATGGGGCACttagagccaggctctgccctgagccctgggcacAGCAGAGGAGACGCCTGGCTCGGGGGCAGGGACAGAATCACTGGTGGGTTCCCCAGCAagggacagcagcagctgctcgtGTTtcggggcagagggaggggggatccctgccccagggggagtTGCAGAGCAAGGGGATTTCCAAGGGGGATGCTCCCCTGGTTTCCCTGGCTCTGCTGA